The Geotrypetes seraphini chromosome 2, aGeoSer1.1, whole genome shotgun sequence genome contains the following window.
CATCTTGCATACACcacgttaaaaataaataaacccctAGCTTTTGAATGGTATTCCTGagtatttaaataattaaatttaaaacttAACACTTGAGGTTTGTTTGCGGTCTGCTGAATTATATTTAAGACTTATAGATCCATACAACTGTACTTCATTTATATAGATGGCCAAGCTGTAAAATTGGAAATGTCTTTGCTGCAGAATCAATGGGATGCATCTGTAGAATATTTAGTATTTTCTTCTCTATTTTCTAGATCCTTGAACAGCCAACATGTCTAGCAAAAGGACAAAGTCTAAGACCACCAAGAAGCGCCCTCAGCGTGCGACTTCCAATGTGTTTGCTATGTTTGATCAATCTCAAATCCAGGAATTCAAAGAAGCCTTCAACATGATTGATCAGAACCGAGATGGGTTTATAGACAAGGAAGATCTGCATGATATGCTTGCCTCATTGggtaatattttttatatttatttccgGAAATTACAAAGGATTTAACATATTAAGCTAATAGAAGAAACCTTTTTTCATGTgtgtaaatattttaaaataatgccGACATTCTTCTTAGGAAAGAACCCAACTGATGAGTACTTAGAAGCCATGATGAACGAGGCTCCTGGTCCTATTAACTTCACCATGTTCCTTACAATGTTTGGTGAGAAGTTGAATGGCACAGATCCAGAGGATGTGATCAGAAATGCTTTTGCTTGCTTTGATGAAGATGGGACAGGTAAGAGATGACAAATCACcttacaaaataataaatacattctTCTCCTTTAGTCAATCCTgttcattctagagctcagcacTGCCAAGTTTAATGTGTTTGCATTTCTATAATATTTCATACATCTTGTATGTGTGCTATGCAAATcatgaggtttttttaaaaatatagtaaaTCACTCTAAAATATGTTTCATAAGTAAGGTGTGACCAAATGTATATTATCAAAAAACTTCTGTCCCTTTTCCAAAAATGTTTTGTGCAGCTGAAATTGGTACAAATATGTTATGCATTACAGCTGCAGTTGTTGGTGGCCTCTGGTTTATCTTGTAGGCGAGGCTCCTTTTTCTGTAAAAAATAGGAAGCACAGGCTTAGAGAGACTTTCTCGTCATTGATTTCTTTACAAGCCAAGTAGAGTTATGCCAATGTTTCCCCAACTTTGTCCTACAGTACCCCTTTGGATCATCTCGATCTGTATCTGTTTTATTCACCCATTTGCTGgcctggattagagaatgatgtgggggaaaaatttgtccctgccccgtccccatgagctctgtcctcatcgcAATAATAGAtaaactgtctgatcccatctgcacaagcctcgaatagttatgattttatattgaacttattttattaaaatataaaaagaaacaatattctgtacaattgtcattttataaacacaaataagaaagagcaaggatcaacagaattcctgtctcccctcccattcacaaatatcccctccactatcaagaaaacagagaaaaatcaagctaacagaatacttcagtcacacacaTTGCAGTAATAGTTAGGGGAGtgtaactagggcaactgccccctggtcaaagaAGCACgtcctgggctttgcggtccccagttatgtctaacaccagctcagatacatatctgatatattctaatcacaaaatagaaaataaaatttttttttctaccttctgttgtctcgtcattttattcttcaaatcatgttggtctcagttgctggtctctgttttctttggtcttctcttaactcactagTCTCCtaaccatttgacatttcttctttatcCATGCTCACTATCATCTTCTATCCCtctgtatgtattgttccccatgttcagcatctctcttctctgtctcctatgCATCCCTTTGTAGTATTTCCCCGTGCCCATCTCCCtgtcttcatcatctcaccattctaggATCCCCTCTCCCTGtggtacagtatcactcctctatattcctatgcgccctcccccccccccccccttctagcgTTCTTATTCTCACCCATATCTAGTCATCTtttccctgtgtccatataccctcccatatTTGGAATTactcctctgtgtccatataccaccccaatgcagcattcccctttttgtccctgtttctatgcTCCCATCTATGCtcactatctcccctctttttgtatatctccctgtgtccagcttctcccctcttactCCTTTACACCAATGTGTTTCTCACACTCGGATTTCCTCCTTCCCTcggctatgttcaatatttcactcactcttccttcatccccttggttcagctttacTCTTTCCCATCCCACTCTTCatccctgcaggtcctgcacttctctcccttccctctagcccccttcccatgggtccatcACCCTTCAGCACCCGggtgtgggtctggcacctctcccctccccccccccagttcttGTCCCCTCACCACATGGGCTCAGCACaatagaatgacacggggacaaatttttccctgcaaGAACTCAATTGCCCTGTCCAGGCCCTGTGAGTtttgttcctgtcccattcctgtaagctctgccttaaccacagaagcctctaacacagcggtctcaaacacgcggcccacgggccgcatgcggctctccaggtgctattttgcggcccacagtctggacgcgatcaaaacagcatttctcttgccccttcctttccttttggagcagcagcgtgtctggccggctcagtcgatcgttccgtcaaagccgcaggttggcggcttctcgcgctatccactcctgcatcggaagcctctctgatgtcgcaacatcagagaggcttcagacgcaggcgcgaaactcgcgaggagccgccacccgcagctttgaacagaACAATCAActgagctggccagacacgctgctgctccacaaggaagagaacggaagggggaaggggaaagataaatgcttctgctgcataggaaagggggaccctagagaaatgctgctgctgctgctatacaagaaaagggagagggagggaaaggggaagagagatgtttctgctgcacaggaaagggggaagggaaatgctgcttctattgctgctgcacccaattggtgaaagatagggaaggaaggaggaggaagacaagggagaggagaggaacaagagaagccaagttcatgggagggagggaaggaaaggagatatcagaccatggagggggagggagagatgccaggg
Protein-coding sequences here:
- the LOC117355436 gene encoding myosin regulatory light chain 2, smooth muscle minor isoform, whose amino-acid sequence is MSSKRTKSKTTKKRPQRATSNVFAMFDQSQIQEFKEAFNMIDQNRDGFIDKEDLHDMLASLGKNPTDEYLEAMMNEAPGPINFTMFLTMFGEKLNGTDPEDVIRNAFACFDEDGTGFIQEDYLRELLTTMGDRFTDEEVDELFREAPIDKKGNFNYIEFTRILKHGAKDKDD